A single Oncorhynchus nerka isolate Pitt River unplaced genomic scaffold, Oner_Uvic_2.0 unplaced_scaffold_909, whole genome shotgun sequence DNA region contains:
- the LOC135570724 gene encoding nucleolar protein 58-like, giving the protein MLVLFETAAGYAIFKVLDESKLQEVDSLWKEFETPEKANKVVKLKHFEKFQDTTEALAAATAMTEGKMGKSLKKVLKKVVAKEAHEQLAISDAKLGGVIKEKLNLSCVHSPAVAELMRGIRTQMESLITGLPPREISAMSLGLAHSLSRYKLKFSPDKVDTMIVQAISLLDDLDKELNNYIMRCREWYGWHFPEVGKIITDNLAYCKSVRKIGARTNVATTDLSEHLPEEVEAEVKLAAEISMGTEVSEEDIGNIMHLCDQVIEITEYRTQLYDYLKNRMMAIAPNLTVMVGELVGARLISHAGSLLNLAKHPASTVQILGAEKALFRALKTRRDTPKYGLIYHASLVGQTSAKNKGKIRRISGTGKAMAKSDKYQHKSDVKVYDPSGDSTLPSVSKKRKFEEVEEEEVATPVTVKTKKPKKEPVEEPEASTAAEETPKKKKKKSKKAEEDVKEEEEEATVSPTEESSKKKKKKKKVKEEEGD; this is encoded by the exons ATGCTTGTTTTATTTGAAACCGCTGCTGGTTATGCAATATTTAAA GTCCTCGATGAGTCAAAGCTCCAAGAGGTGGACAGTTTATGGAAGGAGTTCGAAACTCCGGAGAAGGCCAACAAAGT AGTGAAGTTGAAGCACTTTGAGAAATTCCAGGACACAACAGAGGCCTTGGCAG CGGCCACGGCCATGACGGAAGGGAAGATGGGGAAGAGTCTGAAGAAGGTCCTGAAGAAAGTGGTGGCTAAAGAAGCTCATGAACAGCTGGCCATCAGCGACGCTAAGCTGGGGGGCGTCATCAAGGAGAAGTTGAACCTGAGCTGTGTCCACAGCCCTGCGGTGGCAGAGCTGATGAGAGGCATCAGGACACAGATGGAGTCCCTGATCACTGGGCTGCCCCCCCGGGAGATCAGCGCCATGTCTCTGGGACTGGCTCACAG TTTGTCCCGCTACAAGCTGAAGTTCAGCCCTGACAAAGTGGATACCATGATCGTTCAAGCTATCT CTCTGCTGGATGACCTGGACAAggagctcaacaactacatcatgcgCTGTAGGGAGTGGTACGGCTGGCACTTCCCTGAGGTGGGGAAGATCATCACTGACAACCTGGCCTACTGCAAGAGTGTCCGGAAGATAGGCGCTCGTACCAACGTGGCAACCACCGACCTGTCTGAGCATCTCCCCGAGGAGGTGGAGGCAGAGGTCAAACTGGCTGCAGAGATCTCCATGGGAACGGAGGTGTCAGAGGAGGACATCGGCAACATCATGCACCTGTGTGACCAGGTGATAGAGATTACAGAGTACCGCACCCAACTGTACGACTATCTGAAGAACAGGATGATGGCTATCGCTCCCAACCTGACTGTCATGGTGGGGGAACTGGTAGGGGCACGGCTCATCTCTCACGCTG GGTCCCTGTTGAACCTGGCCAAGCACCCGGCCTCCACAGTCCAGATCCTGGGAGCAGAGAAGGCCCTGTTCAGAGCCCTGAAGACGCGCAGAGACACGCCCAAATATGGTCTCATCTACCACGCCTCTCTGGTGGGACAGACCTCGGCCAAGAACAAGGGCAAG ATCAGAAGAATCAGTGGAACAGGCAAAGCCATGGCGAAGTCTGACAAATACCAACACAAGAG TGACGTGAAGGTGTACGACCCCTCCGGAgactccaccctcccctctgttTCCAAGAAGAGGAAgtttgaggaggtggaggaggaagaggtggccACACCGGTGACAGTCAAAACAAAGAAACCCAAGAAAGAACCTGTGGAAG AACCAGAGGCTTCAACGGCAGCAGAAGAAACtcccaagaagaagaaaaagaagtctAAGAAAGCCGAGGAGGACGtaaaggaagaggaagaggaggcgaCCGTCTCTCCCACAGAGGAA TcgtcaaagaagaagaagaagaagaaaaaggtcaaggaggaagagggagattaA